Within Microbacterium oryzae, the genomic segment ATGCCCTCGACGACGTGCTCGGCGCCCTCGGGCCTCACCAGCGCGATCACCGACGTGTAGTGGCCGCCGCGGTGCGGATCGGCGATGTCGGAGATCTGGTCGAGGAGCAGCGCGAGGTTGGCCGCGTCGTCCTTCGCGTGGCCCGCCCAGTATGCGGAGAACACGCCGGGCGACCCGCCGAGCACGTCGACGCAGACGCCGGAGTCGTCGGCCATCGCGGGAAGACCGGTGTGAGCGGCCGCGGCGCGCGCCTTGATGAGCGCGTTCTCGGCGAAGGTGGTGCCGTCCTCGACGGGCTCCGGACCGTCGTAGGAGACGACCTCGAAGTCGGGGCGCGTGCGGGCGACGATGCCCTGGAACTCGGCGACCTTGTGCGCGTTGTGCGTGGCGAGGACGATGCGCTGCACCGTCACGCCTCCTGGCCGAGGGCGGCGAGCTGGTGGTCGCGCAGCTCCGCGCACCCGTTGACGCCCAGCTCGAGCAGCGCATCGAGCTCGCTCTTGTCGAACGGCGCGCGCTCGGCGGTGCCCTGCACCTCGACGAAGAGTCCGCGGCCGGTGACGACGACGTTCATGTCGGTCTCCGCGCGGGAGTCCTCGACGTACGGCAGGTCGAGCATGGGCACGCCGTCGATGATGCCGACCGACACGGCGGCGACGGAGTCGATGAGCACGCGGGACTTCTGCCCGACGAACTTGCGCTGCCGACCCCACTCGATGGCGTCGGCGAGCGCGACGTAGGCGCCGGTGATCGCGGCCGTGCGGGTGCCGCCGTCGGCCTGCAGCACGTCGCAGTCGATGACGATCGTGTTCTCGCCGAGGGCCTTCGTATCGACGACCGCACGGAGAGCGCGGCCGATGAGACGCGAGATCTCGTGCGTGCGCCCGCCGATCTTGCCCTTCACGCTCTCGCGCTGGCTGCGGTCGTTGGTGGCCCGCGGCAGCATCGCGTACTCGGCCGTGACCCAGCCCTTGCCCTGACCGGTCAGCCAGCGCGGCACGCCGTTCGTGAACGACGCCGTGCAGAGCACCTTGGTGCCGCCGAAGCTGATGAGGGCGGAGCCCTCGGCCTGGCTGCTCCAGCCGCGCTCGATCGTGATGGGGCGGAGCTGGTCGGGGGTGCGGCCGTCGGCACGCTGCGTCATGGTGTCTTCTTCTCTCATCGGGGGAGGTCGATCGCGCCGGTGCGGACGAGGCGCACGTCGCGCACCTCGCGGCCCAGCAGGCGGTTGGCGAGGGTGGTGAAGGTGGCGGTGTCGGCGCCGGTCGCCTCGTAGGTGTGCGCGGCCTCGGCACCGTGGTCGGCGAGGAGGCCGTTCGAGAGGAGCTGGCGGTAGACGTCCTTCGCGGTCTCGGAGTCGCTCGAGACGAGGGACACGCCCTCGCCCATGAGGTAGCTGATGGCGCCCTTGAGGAAGGGATAGTGCGTGCAGCCGAGCACGAGCGTGTCGACGTCGGCGGCCCGCAGCGGGGCGAGGTACTCCTCCGCGACGGCGAGGAGCTCCGGGGAGTCGGTGACGCCGGCCTCGACGAACTCGACGAAGCGCGGGCACGCCGCCGTGAACACCTCGATGCCGGGGTTCACGCCGAGCATGTCCTGGTAGACGCCGGAGCCGATCGTCCCCTCCGTGCCGATCACGCCGATCCGCCCGTTGCGGGTCGCGGCGATGGCGGTGCGGACCGCCGGGCCGATGACCTCGACGACCGGCACGTCGTAGCGCTCCCGCGCGTCGCGCAGCATGGCGGCGGAGGCGGTGTTGCAGGCGATGACGAGCATCTTCACGCCCTGCTCGACGAGGGTGTCGAGCACCTCGAGCGAGTAGCGGCGGACATCGGCGATGGGCTTCGGCCCGTACGGCGAGTGCAGCGTGTCGCCGACGTAGACGAGCGATTCACGGGGCAGCTGGTCGCTGATCGCCCGCGCCACGGTGAGCCCGCCGACGCCCGAGTCGAAGATCCCGATCGGCGCGTTGTTCACGATGTCCCAGCGTACCCGTCGGGCGGAGGGGCGCGCCCGCGCCGGTAGGCTGACCGCCATGAGCGCCTCCACGGCCCTGATGACGGACCGCTACGAACTGACCATGCTCGACGCCGCGCTGCGCGACGGCACCGCCGACCGCCACTGCGTGTTCGAGCTGTTCGCCCGCCGCCTCTCGGGCGGTCGCCGCTTCGGCGTCGTCGCCGGCACCGGGCGCCTGCTCGCGCTGCTGCGGGACTTCCGCTTCGGCGACGACGAACTGCGCTTCCTGCGCGACGAGAAGGTCGTGAGCCCCGAGACCATCCGGCACCTCGAGAGCTACCGCTTCCGCGGCACGGTCACCGGCTACCGCGAGGGCGAGCTCTACTTCCCCGGCTCCCCCATCCTCACGATCGAGGGCTCCTTCGCCGACGCCGTCATCCTCGAGACGCTCGCGCTCAGCGTCATGAACCACGACGCCGCGGTCGCCACGGCTGCCGCGCGCATGAGCATCGCCGCGGGCGACCGGCCTCTGGCCGAGATGGGATCGCGCCGCGCGGCCGAGCACTCCGCCGTCGCGGCCGCCCGCGCCGCGTACATCGCGGGGTTCCACGCGACGAGCAACCTCGAGGCCGGCCGACTCTGGGGGCTGCCGACCATGGGCACCGCCGCCCACGCCTGGACCCTCCTGCACGACACCGAGGAGGACGCCTTCCGCTCGCAGGTCGCTGCGCTGGGCTCCGACACGGCCCTCCTCGTCGACACCTACGACACCCGCCGCGGTGTCGAGCTCGCGGTGCAGGTGGCCGGCACCGGGCTCGGCGGCGTGCGCATCGACTCCGGCGACCTCCCGATCGTGGCGGGCGAGGTGCGCGCACAGCTGGACGAGCTGGGGGCGACCGAGACGCGCATCACGGTCACGAGCGACCTCGACGAGTACGCGATCGCCGCTCTCGCGGCCTCCCCCGTCGACGCGTACGGCGTCGGCACGTCCGTCGTGACCGGTTCGGGCTACCCGACCGCCGGCATGGTCTACAAGCTCGTCGCCCGTCAGGGCGCGGATGGCGGATGGGTGTCGGTCGCGAAGAAGGCGGAGGGCAAGGGCTCGCAGGGCGGCCGCAAGCGGGCCTTCCGCCGCCTGGAGAACGGCGTCGCGGTGGACGAGTACGTCGAGATCGCAGACGGCTTCGAGGAGCTGCCCGCCGCCGCCGACGTCGCGGGCGGCCGCGCCCTGCAGGTGACGCTCGTCGACCACGGCGAGACCGATGTCTCCTACGAGGGCCCCGGGGGTGTGCAGGCCGCGCGAGCGCATCACCTCGCCGTCCGCGAGGAGCTGCCGGTGCGCGCGCTCGCCCTCAGCAAGTCCGATCCGGCCATCCCCACCGTCTACGCCGACGCCGGCGACCGCTGAGACGGAGGAAGCCGCCGGCATCTGCGCCGGCGGCTTCTCTCAGTGCTGCATGGATTCGTAGATCTCCTTGCAGGTGGGACAGACGGGGAACTTCTCCGGGTCGCGGCCCGGCGTCCACTTCTTCCCGCACAGCGCGCGGACCGGCTTTCCGGTCATCGCGGATTCGAGGATCTTGTCCTTCTTGACGTAGTGCGAGAAGCGCTCGTGATCTCCGGGCTCGATCGTCTCCTCGCGGAGGAGCTCTTCGAGCTCGCGGTCGAGAAGTGCCGTGCCGCCCTGATCGGGACTGTCAAGGGGAGTGCTCATGACGTGCAGTCTAGCTGTAGTGCCCAGCCAGGTTGTTTGAGATCCGGCTGATGGGCGGGAGCTTTCCGATCGCGGTGTGGGGCCTGTGGTGATTGTAGAAGTGCAGCCAGGCCGGGAGGGCTGCGCGTCGGGCTGACTCGCTGTTGTAGTGCTTCGCGTAGGCCCAGCCGTCGGCCATGGTGCGGTGGAAGCGCTCGATCTTCCCGTTCGTCTGCGGACGGCGCGGGCGGGTGAACTTCGGCCGGACGTCGAGATCGTCGCAGGCGTGCTTCCAGGCGTGGGAGCGGTAAGCCGAGCCGTTGTCGGAGAGCACGCGTTCGACGCGGACCCCGCGGTCGGCGAACCACGAGACGGCGCGTCGTAGAACCCCGATCGCGGTCTCGGCGCGCTCATCGTCGTGGATCTCCGCGTAGGCGACGCGGGAGTGATCGTCGATCACGGTATGAACGAATGCGTAGCCGAGGATCTCGTGGCGGTGCTTGTCCCGCGCCAGGCCCGGAGTTGCCTGGCGGTTCCAGTCGCCTTGTTGACGGCCGACGAACCGCCACCCGCCGCCGAGCGGAATGTTGCCGAGCTTCTTCACGTCGACATGGATCAAGGCGCCTGGCGTCTCGTGCTCGTAACGCCGCGCCTGCTCTCCCGTCTTCACGTCGACGTGAGTGAGGCGGTTCAGCCGGCATCGGGTCAGAACCGCGTGCACGGTCGAGGCGGGCATGTCCAGCCGCCCGGCGATCTGAACCGGGCCGAGACGCTTGCGGAGCCGCAGGTGAACGATCTTCTTCACCAGCAACTGCGGGGTCTTGTTCGGGTGCGTATGCGGGCGCGAGGAGCGATCGGTCATCCCCGCCTCGCCGAGCTCGGCATAGCGGCGCGCCCACTTGGCCGCGGTCGGCCAGGAAACACGGAAGTAGCCCGCCGCCGCGGCGATGCTCCATCCGTCGTCGATGATCAACCGCGCGATGCGCAGGCGTTGGCGCCGCGTCAGCGCCGCATTACCGTGGGACACGAGAACCTCCGGGTCGTGAGTGAGTGTCTAAGCAGCTCCACTCTGACCGGAGGTTCTCGTCATGTCACGGCAACCAGATCAAACAACGTCCCTGGGCACTACATCTAGCCGCGACAGACCCGCCGCGGACGGGCCCCGGCGTCAGCTCGCGGCGGCGAACTCCATGATGCGGGTGCCGCGCGCGTCGAACACGCCGGCGCCGACGCGGATGCCCGCCAGCAGCACGACCACGCCGGTCGCGGCGCCGACGAGCACTGCGGGCATCGCGCTCGTGCGGTCGGAGAGCGCCTGCCACGCCAGCCAGGCCGTGGGCGCCGACAGGACGACCGCCCCGAGGAGGACGAGGGCCTGCGACCAGGTTCCCGTCGCATCCGTGCGCTGCGGCTGCTGAAAGGGCCCGTCGCCCGGTCGCGCGACCGCATAGGGCGCGACGACGGAGGCGATGCTGGAGAGACCGTAGCCGGACAGCAGCAGCGCCAGCGCGAGCGCCAGCACGGGCCACAGCGCGTCGGGGCGACCGCTGGCGAGGAGGCAGAGCGTCGTGGCCACGGCGATCACGGGCACCGCGACGACGGTGACCGGAGCAAGGCGGCCCGCACGGTCTGCGACGCCCCGCACGCCGGTGGCGATGTGCAGCCACACCGCCGAGGCGTCGTAGGCGAGGTCGTTGTGCGGCAGCCAGCCGTAGAAGAGGGCCATGAGCGGCACCGGCACGAGCGCCGCGATCTCCGCAGGCACGCCGGCGACGAGCAGCGGCACCACCGGCAGGACCCCGCCCACCGGGACGACGAGGAGGTTCGCGAGGTAGCGGCTGTCGCGCAGTCCGTAGACGAGGCTCCGGGCGGCGACGGCGCCCACCGCGTTCCGGGGCAGCAGCGCGAACCAGCCGAGGCTGGCGCCTCCGTGCGCGGCGACGGGGTGCTCGACGGTGGTGAGCAGCCGCCGCACGACCGCGAACCACGCGGCCGTGAGCGCGGCGAGCATCACGACCGCCACCGCGACGGCGGTGCCGATCCCCTCGCCGCGCTCTGCGGCGGCAGCGAGGCCCGCTCCCGGTGCGAACGGCGAGAGGACGAGCTGATCGGCCACGCGCTCGAGCGCGCCGCCCGGCGAGGCGGCGGGCGCCGCGAGGACCACGACCGGCGCGGCCGCGACGAGC encodes:
- the rdgB gene encoding RdgB/HAM1 family non-canonical purine NTP pyrophosphatase, which encodes MQRIVLATHNAHKVAEFQGIVARTRPDFEVVSYDGPEPVEDGTTFAENALIKARAAAAHTGLPAMADDSGVCVDVLGGSPGVFSAYWAGHAKDDAANLALLLDQISDIADPHRGGHYTSVIALVRPEGAEHVVEGIWPGRIAREPRGAGGFGYDPVFVPDGQGEEERTVAEWTAEEKNAASHRARAFTQLGPLLAAL
- the rph gene encoding ribonuclease PH, with protein sequence MTQRADGRTPDQLRPITIERGWSSQAEGSALISFGGTKVLCTASFTNGVPRWLTGQGKGWVTAEYAMLPRATNDRSQRESVKGKIGGRTHEISRLIGRALRAVVDTKALGENTIVIDCDVLQADGGTRTAAITGAYVALADAIEWGRQRKFVGQKSRVLIDSVAAVSVGIIDGVPMLDLPYVEDSRAETDMNVVVTGRGLFVEVQGTAERAPFDKSELDALLELGVNGCAELRDHQLAALGQEA
- the murI gene encoding glutamate racemase; the protein is MNNAPIGIFDSGVGGLTVARAISDQLPRESLVYVGDTLHSPYGPKPIADVRRYSLEVLDTLVEQGVKMLVIACNTASAAMLRDARERYDVPVVEVIGPAVRTAIAATRNGRIGVIGTEGTIGSGVYQDMLGVNPGIEVFTAACPRFVEFVEAGVTDSPELLAVAEEYLAPLRAADVDTLVLGCTHYPFLKGAISYLMGEGVSLVSSDSETAKDVYRQLLSNGLLADHGAEAAHTYEATGADTATFTTLANRLLGREVRDVRLVRTGAIDLPR
- a CDS encoding nicotinate phosphoribosyltransferase produces the protein MSASTALMTDRYELTMLDAALRDGTADRHCVFELFARRLSGGRRFGVVAGTGRLLALLRDFRFGDDELRFLRDEKVVSPETIRHLESYRFRGTVTGYREGELYFPGSPILTIEGSFADAVILETLALSVMNHDAAVATAAARMSIAAGDRPLAEMGSRRAAEHSAVAAARAAYIAGFHATSNLEAGRLWGLPTMGTAAHAWTLLHDTEEDAFRSQVAALGSDTALLVDTYDTRRGVELAVQVAGTGLGGVRIDSGDLPIVAGEVRAQLDELGATETRITVTSDLDEYAIAALAASPVDAYGVGTSVVTGSGYPTAGMVYKLVARQGADGGWVSVAKKAEGKGSQGGRKRAFRRLENGVAVDEYVEIADGFEELPAAADVAGGRALQVTLVDHGETDVSYEGPGGVQAARAHHLAVREELPVRALALSKSDPAIPTVYADAGDR
- a CDS encoding DUF3039 domain-containing protein, which codes for MSTPLDSPDQGGTALLDRELEELLREETIEPGDHERFSHYVKKDKILESAMTGKPVRALCGKKWTPGRDPEKFPVCPTCKEIYESMQH
- a CDS encoding IS481 family transposase; the protein is MSHGNAALTRRQRLRIARLIIDDGWSIAAAAGYFRVSWPTAAKWARRYAELGEAGMTDRSSRPHTHPNKTPQLLVKKIVHLRLRKRLGPVQIAGRLDMPASTVHAVLTRCRLNRLTHVDVKTGEQARRYEHETPGALIHVDVKKLGNIPLGGGWRFVGRQQGDWNRQATPGLARDKHRHEILGYAFVHTVIDDHSRVAYAEIHDDERAETAIGVLRRAVSWFADRGVRVERVLSDNGSAYRSHAWKHACDDLDVRPKFTRPRRPQTNGKIERFHRTMADGWAYAKHYNSESARRAALPAWLHFYNHHRPHTAIGKLPPISRISNNLAGHYS